A single genomic interval of Zobellia nedashkovskayae harbors:
- a CDS encoding DUF1059 domain-containing protein, which yields MKTMTCKQLGGACDMEFSANTFEEIADLSKTHGMEMFQKKDSAHLKAMGEMQNLMKSPNGMQDWFENKRKEFASMPDRD from the coding sequence ATGAAAACAATGACATGCAAACAACTAGGCGGTGCTTGTGACATGGAATTTTCTGCAAATACATTTGAAGAAATTGCCGACTTAAGTAAAACCCACGGTATGGAGATGTTCCAAAAAAAAGATTCCGCCCATCTAAAAGCAATGGGCGAGATGCAAAATCTTATGAAGTCTCCAAATGGAATGCAGGACTGGTTTGAAAACAAAAGAAAAGAATTTGCTTCAATGCCAGATAGAGACTAA
- a CDS encoding MepB family protein translates to MLHQKNNDQRVMTKEFERIVSRVYKPSYLSISELELEKESKEYEACRFQLNSKSIIFRNAKITPKKVGQFVTFWKRIENGPICPFEESDLFDYFVINVGKGDLIGQFVFPRNVLLEKGIVSTLKKEGKRGFRVYPLWDKATSKQALTTQKWQLNYFYQIDKKIDVNKVLTLYNEL, encoded by the coding sequence ATGCTACATCAAAAAAATAACGACCAAAGAGTAATGACCAAAGAGTTTGAACGTATTGTTTCTAGAGTATATAAACCATCTTATTTATCTATTTCTGAATTGGAATTAGAAAAAGAGAGTAAGGAGTATGAGGCTTGTAGATTTCAATTGAATAGTAAAAGCATTATTTTTAGAAATGCCAAAATCACACCTAAGAAGGTTGGTCAATTCGTTACTTTTTGGAAGCGAATTGAAAATGGCCCTATTTGCCCATTTGAAGAAAGTGATTTATTTGATTACTTCGTAATTAATGTAGGTAAGGGAGATTTAATAGGGCAGTTCGTATTCCCTAGAAACGTACTACTTGAAAAGGGAATAGTTTCAACATTAAAAAAGGAAGGTAAACGTGGTTTTCGCGTGTACCCTTTGTGGGATAAAGCAACAAGCAAACAAGCGCTAACCACCCAAAAGTGGCAGCTGAATTATTTTTATCAAATAGACAAAAAAATAGATGTAAATAAAGTACTTACCTTATACAACGAACTCTAA
- a CDS encoding zinc-dependent metalloprotease, whose amino-acid sequence MFKNVFTKVVFSLLLITSLSAEAQIFKKKNDNTEKSDKKEDDKKSKIKPYGKVITKDAKTDKGLFDIHIVEEDHFYEIPDSLFNKEMLMVSRISKTATGIGFGGGKINTQVLRWERKPKKVLLRVVSHEVVAADSLPVHEAVVNSNFEPVLFAFDIMAIKKDTANPTTVIQVNELFEKDAQALGMPDSYREKYKVSRLDETRSYIESIKSYPLNVEARHVKTYLAKKPPSNGSLGSISIEINNSMILLPAEPMRRRDFDERVGWFESAQTDYGLDAQKSKTVKFLDRWRLEVKDEDLEKYKSGELVEPKNQIIYYVDRATPKKWLPYIKQGIEDWQVAFEEAGFKNAIIAKEPPSVLEDPEWSPEDVRYSVVRYLASPIPNANGPHVSDPRSGEILESDINWYHNVMTLLHNWFFVQTAAINPDARTTEFKDETMGRLIRFVSAHEVGHTLGLPHNMGSSVAYPVDSLRSASFTKKYGTAPSIMDYARFNYIAQPEDGDVALMPNIGIYDKYAIKWGYKPILDVSAEEENKILDSWILEHAGDPLYRFGHQQVGDVVDPSSQTEDLGDDAIKASLYGIENLKRIVPNLITWTKEDGKTYEDLEKIYGQVVAQFQRYMGHVSNNIGGVYEYQKTYDQEGAVYIPVTKEHQQDCMIFLQDQLFATPEWLLDHNIFNKIQYSGFVEEIRAMQTKTLDNILSLGKLQRLVENETANGAEAYQLTNMMSELRGGIWSELKNGENIDTYRRNLQKAHVERLNYLMTAKDQKKLPDFGGYQKSTVVHTSQSDIRSVARAELQILQRTIENAITRTSDSMSKYHLQDVSDRIEQILDPK is encoded by the coding sequence ATGTTCAAAAACGTATTTACCAAAGTAGTTTTCTCATTACTTCTTATCACTTCCCTGTCAGCCGAAGCTCAAATTTTTAAAAAGAAGAATGACAATACGGAGAAGTCAGATAAAAAAGAAGATGACAAAAAATCTAAAATAAAGCCATACGGCAAGGTCATAACCAAAGACGCAAAAACGGATAAAGGCCTTTTTGACATACATATTGTAGAGGAAGATCACTTTTATGAAATACCAGATTCGCTTTTCAATAAAGAAATGTTGATGGTAAGTCGGATTTCAAAGACGGCCACAGGCATTGGTTTTGGTGGAGGCAAGATTAACACTCAGGTACTTCGTTGGGAAAGGAAGCCTAAAAAAGTTTTGCTTCGTGTTGTTAGCCATGAGGTTGTTGCCGCAGATTCCTTACCAGTGCATGAGGCTGTGGTAAATTCTAATTTTGAACCGGTTCTTTTCGCTTTTGATATCATGGCTATAAAAAAGGACACTGCAAACCCAACTACGGTCATTCAGGTAAATGAACTTTTTGAAAAAGATGCACAGGCTTTGGGCATGCCGGATTCATACAGAGAAAAATATAAAGTCTCCCGATTAGATGAAACAAGAAGCTATATTGAATCTATTAAGAGTTATCCTTTAAATGTTGAAGCACGCCACGTAAAGACCTACTTGGCGAAAAAGCCACCCAGCAATGGTAGTCTTGGTTCTATTTCTATAGAAATCAACAACTCTATGATACTCTTACCAGCCGAGCCTATGAGACGTCGTGACTTTGATGAGCGTGTGGGGTGGTTTGAAAGTGCCCAAACGGATTATGGTTTGGACGCTCAAAAAAGTAAAACAGTAAAGTTCCTGGATCGCTGGCGCTTAGAAGTCAAAGATGAGGACTTGGAAAAATACAAAAGTGGCGAGCTGGTAGAACCTAAAAACCAGATTATATATTATGTAGATAGAGCTACGCCAAAAAAATGGCTTCCTTATATAAAGCAGGGTATTGAAGATTGGCAGGTTGCTTTTGAAGAAGCAGGTTTTAAAAATGCCATCATTGCCAAAGAACCACCTTCTGTACTGGAAGACCCAGAATGGTCTCCTGAAGATGTGCGTTATTCTGTAGTCCGTTATCTGGCCTCACCAATTCCAAATGCCAACGGACCACATGTAAGCGATCCACGAAGTGGCGAAATATTAGAATCTGACATTAACTGGTATCATAATGTAATGACCTTATTACATAACTGGTTTTTTGTACAAACAGCAGCTATTAACCCTGATGCTAGGACTACAGAGTTTAAAGATGAAACTATGGGACGGTTAATTCGTTTTGTTTCTGCTCATGAGGTTGGTCATACTTTAGGGTTACCTCATAATATGGGTAGTAGTGTTGCCTACCCTGTAGATTCGCTCCGATCAGCTTCTTTTACTAAAAAATATGGCACGGCCCCATCCATAATGGATTATGCCCGTTTTAATTATATAGCCCAACCGGAGGATGGAGATGTTGCTCTGATGCCTAACATTGGTATTTATGACAAGTATGCCATTAAATGGGGATACAAGCCTATTTTAGATGTCTCTGCAGAAGAGGAAAACAAAATTCTTGATAGTTGGATTTTAGAGCATGCGGGAGACCCATTATATCGTTTTGGACATCAACAGGTAGGTGATGTTGTAGATCCAAGTTCGCAAACGGAGGATTTAGGCGATGATGCCATTAAAGCTAGTTTATATGGCATAGAAAATTTAAAGCGTATTGTACCCAACCTTATTACCTGGACGAAAGAGGATGGAAAGACGTATGAAGATCTTGAAAAAATCTACGGTCAGGTTGTCGCACAATTTCAGCGTTATATGGGTCATGTATCTAATAATATTGGTGGTGTTTACGAATATCAAAAAACCTACGACCAAGAAGGTGCGGTTTATATACCGGTAACTAAAGAACATCAGCAAGACTGCATGATTTTTTTACAAGACCAACTATTTGCCACGCCAGAGTGGCTTCTTGACCATAATATTTTCAACAAGATTCAATATTCAGGTTTTGTGGAGGAGATTAGAGCCATGCAAACTAAAACTTTGGATAATATTCTCAGCCTAGGAAAGCTACAACGTTTGGTTGAAAATGAAACTGCCAACGGAGCGGAAGCTTACCAATTAACAAATATGATGAGCGAGCTTCGCGGTGGTATCTGGTCAGAATTAAAAAACGGTGAAAATATAGATACCTATAGAAGAAACCTTCAAAAAGCACATGTTGAAAGGTTGAACTATTTGATGACCGCAAAAGACCAAAAAAAACTACCTGACTTTGGAGGCTATCAAAAATCGACAGTTGTACATACTAGTCAATCGGATATACGTTCAGTGGCCCGTGCAGAGTTACAAATTTTACAGCGAACCATTGAAAATGCCATTACAAGAACTTCAGATAGCATGAGTAAGTATCACTTACAAGACGTTAGTGACCGTATTGAGCAGATTTTAGATCCTAAGTAA
- a CDS encoding SLC13 family permease, producing MEFSRKAGLFLGPILFFVIRFLPFNLVSEKGDAVIAVAVWMVIWWITEAISISVTALLPLLLFPFLKIMDIGDVGANYGSPIIFLFFGGFVLALALEKVNLHKRIALNIIKITGTTPNKVVLGFMIATASLSMWISNTATTVVMLPIAMSVINLLVNDADGFTKSDKNFALSVMLGIAFSANAGGVATVIGTPPNSVMIGLLENEYNIEISFLKWMVIGVPFSALMIWISYLVLVKWMYPNRDLVFSASKDVINNELKKLGPMSGKEKMVLCIFGVTVFLWIFRTVINGIFPTLKLNDTMISIMAAIAMFSIPYNLKKGDFIIQWKDTQKLAWGILVLFGGGLALAKGMSVSGIVDMVSAAIGNSHVSILFTAILLITLMLFMTELMSNVALIAVLAPVVAGIAIGLDIPVLYLLIPVTIASSCAFMLPMATPPNAIVFASGYVKVNEMARVGVILNLIAVGLLVLMFQFVVPLVF from the coding sequence ATGGAATTCAGCAGAAAAGCAGGACTATTTTTAGGCCCTATTCTTTTTTTCGTTATTCGTTTTTTGCCCTTTAATCTGGTCTCCGAAAAAGGAGATGCTGTAATTGCAGTTGCCGTATGGATGGTAATCTGGTGGATAACAGAAGCTATTTCAATTTCAGTAACCGCGCTACTACCCCTACTCCTCTTTCCTTTTCTTAAAATAATGGATATTGGTGATGTGGGTGCAAATTACGGTAGCCCTATAATTTTCTTGTTCTTTGGTGGTTTCGTATTGGCCTTAGCCCTCGAAAAAGTAAATCTCCATAAACGGATTGCCCTGAACATTATAAAAATTACCGGTACAACTCCCAATAAGGTGGTACTAGGATTTATGATTGCTACCGCATCCTTAAGCATGTGGATCAGTAATACGGCCACCACGGTGGTAATGTTGCCTATTGCAATGTCCGTTATCAATCTTTTGGTAAACGATGCAGACGGTTTTACAAAGAGTGATAAGAATTTTGCCCTGTCGGTAATGTTAGGTATTGCTTTTTCGGCCAATGCCGGGGGCGTTGCCACTGTTATTGGTACGCCGCCTAATTCTGTTATGATAGGTCTACTAGAAAACGAATACAATATTGAAATATCCTTTCTAAAATGGATGGTGATCGGAGTTCCCTTTTCAGCCTTAATGATTTGGATCAGTTATTTGGTTTTGGTCAAATGGATGTATCCCAACCGCGACCTTGTATTTTCTGCTTCTAAAGACGTCATCAACAACGAATTGAAAAAGTTGGGGCCTATGAGCGGAAAAGAGAAAATGGTGCTCTGTATTTTTGGAGTAACTGTTTTTCTATGGATTTTTAGAACGGTCATAAATGGTATTTTCCCCACATTAAAATTAAACGACACCATGATTAGCATCATGGCCGCAATAGCTATGTTCTCCATACCTTATAATTTGAAAAAGGGCGATTTTATTATCCAATGGAAAGACACCCAAAAATTAGCTTGGGGTATACTAGTTCTTTTTGGAGGAGGCTTGGCACTCGCAAAAGGCATGTCCGTAAGCGGTATTGTAGATATGGTTTCTGCAGCAATTGGCAATAGTCATGTGAGTATTTTATTCACCGCCATTCTTTTAATAACGCTCATGCTCTTTATGACAGAGCTTATGAGTAACGTAGCTTTAATTGCCGTACTTGCCCCCGTGGTAGCCGGTATTGCTATTGGGTTGGATATTCCCGTACTCTATTTATTAATTCCGGTTACTATAGCCAGTAGTTGCGCCTTTATGCTTCCTATGGCCACACCGCCAAATGCTATTGTCTTTGCCAGTGGCTATGTAAAAGTAAACGAAATGGCAAGAGTAGGGGTTATTTTGAATCTCATAGCCGTGGGCTTATTAGTCTTGATGTTTCAATTTGTAGTCCCCTTGGTGTTTTAA